From a region of the Lactuca sativa cultivar Salinas chromosome 4, Lsat_Salinas_v11, whole genome shotgun sequence genome:
- the LOC111882155 gene encoding protein NRT1/ PTR FAMILY 2.11 has translation MAAKEEDEQRVREDDEPQISYKGIKVMPFIIGNEAFEKLGTFGMMSNLLVYLTTVFNMPSITATTLLNVFDGSINFATLLGAFLCDSYFGRHLTLGFACIASFAGLFLVDLTAVFKQLHPPECGSKRGSHCVGPTPFQWLFLLTGFLFMVIGSGGIRPCNLAFGADQFNPNTEAGKRGITSFFNWYLFAVVFAQMVSLTVVVYIQSDLSWPIGLAIPVIFMFISCVLFFSANKMYVKVKPDGSPFTSMARVLVVAVKKRRLKLPEQPQLSLYSYTPPKSINLALPYSNKYRFLNKAAIVTPKDTFNPDGSTSDPWNLCNIQQVEELKCVIKAGPIWIGVITYFMVMIQQMQYVVFQALQSNRRLFNTNIQIPAASYNIFTMLTIVIFVPIYDRLIVPQLRRITGKEGGISLLQRTGLGISLTVIVSLVSALVEEKRRNLAFTEPTLGYQPHRGEISSMSALWLIPQLCFAGLAESFTAIGLQEFYYRQFPENMRSVAGAFFFSGLAVSSYLNGLLVTIIHRTTKGAATGNWLPEDLNKGRLDYFHFLMTCIGIMNLGYFLLFSSWYRYKETNCSRDGGAMVEMEKKLDKSLV, from the exons ATGGCGGCGAAGGAGGAAGATGAGCAAAGAGTACGCGAAGACGATGAGCCTCAAATCAGTTACAAGGGAATCAAAGTTATGCCTTTCATCATTG GAAATGAGGCATTTGAGAAGCTTGGAACATTTGGGATGATGTCAAATTTATTGGTATACCTGACAACTGTGTTTAATATGCCTAGTATCACCGCCACCACTCTCCTCAACGTATTCGATGGCAGCATCAATTTCGCCACCTTGTTGGGCGCTTTCCTTTGTGATTCCTACTTCGGTCGCCACCTTACGTTGGGTTTTGCTTGCATTGCATCCTTCGCT GGTTTGTTTTTAGTTGATCTAACTGCGGTGTTCAAACAACTTCATCCTCCTGAATGTGGATCAAAACGGGGTAGTCACTGTGTGGGTCCCACCCCATTTCAATGGCTATTTCTACTCACTGGATTTCTATTTATGGTGATCGGATCCGGTGGGATCCGACCATGTAATCTGGCTTTTGGAGCTGATCAGTTTAATCCGAATACAGAAGCCGGAAAGAGAGGGATAACGAGCTTCTTCAATTGGTATTTATTCGCTGTGGTATTTGCACAGATGGTGTCGCTTACTGTGGTGGTTTACATTCAATCAGACCTGAGTTGGCCCATTGGTCTAGCGATTCCGGTGATCTTCATGTTCATCTCGTGTGTTTTGTTCTTCAGTGCTAATAAAATGTATGTGAAAGTAAAGCCTGATGGTAGTCCCTTCACAAGCATGGCGAGGGTTCTGGTGGTAGCCGTGAAAAAGCGACGGTTGAAACTACCGGAACAACCGCAGTTGTCTCTTTACAGTTATACACCACCGAAGTCGATTAATTTAGCTCTGCCTTATTCCAACAAATATAG ATTTCTTAACAAGGCAGCAATCGTGACACCCAAAGATACATTCAACCCAGATGGGTCAACATCTGACCCATGGAACCTATGCAACATCCAACAAGTAGAAGAACTCAAATGTGTTATAAAAGCTGGACCCATATGGATTGGAGTCATAACATACTTCATGGTAATGATCCAACAAATGCAATATGTTGTCTTCCAAGCCCTTCAATCCAACAGACGTTTGTTCAACACCAACATTCAAATTCCTGCAGCTTCATATAACATCTTCACAATGCTCACAATTGTCATATTTGTACCGATATACGATCGTCTCATTGTCCCCCAATTGCGTCGTATCACAGGTAAAGAAGGCGGAATATCCCTCCTCCAAAGAACCGGATTGGGGATATCATTAACAGTCATAGTTTCTCTagtttcggctttggtggaagagAAAAGGAGGAATCTTGCCTTTACGGAACCAACTTTAGGGTACCAACCCCATAGAGGGGAAATTTCATCGATGTCAGCATTATGGCTAATTCCACAACTCTGTTTTGCTGGGTTGGCTGAGTCCTTTACTGCAATAGGTTTACAAGAGTTTTACTATAGACAATTTCCGGAGAACATGAGAAGTGTTGCGGGTGCTTTCTTCTTTAGTGGACTTGCAGTATCGAGTTACTTAAATGGTTTGTTGGTGACAATTATTCATCGGACAACCAAAGGGGCTGCCACCGGAAATTGGTTGCCTGAAGATCTTAACAAGGGTAGACTGGACTATTTCCATTTTCTAATGACTTGTATTGGGATCATGAATCTAGGCTACTTTCTGTTGTTTTCAAGTTGGTATAGATACAAAGAAACGAATTGTTCCCGAGATGGTGGTGCCATGGTGGAGATGGAGAAAAAACTTGATAAATCTTTGGTTTGA